The Plutella xylostella chromosome Z, ilPluXylo3.1, whole genome shotgun sequence region TATTCATAGGGCTTACTGCGATGCGTCTCCCTCGCTCGCATTTGTAGGTATTCCTTAGGTGAAGTGTGTGATGTTGGAAATTTTTTGGCCCTTTTTCACACTTGAGTAAGTCATAAAAACAGTTCGCAGCGCGTTCTTTGGTGCATTGCCAtgatttgtatttgttttaacCGCATCAATAAAGTAAGAAAAAttgtacctgcttaggtattttTCCACAAACACATAGAATTGGTCTCAAAATTCCTTAATTTGAACAGGGTGTCCACTCTGAATGCTTCAAAAAaatccctgacttttccctgactttccatgaccatttcagaaaatttccctgaccagagagcaaaataaaaacacaatttaaGTAATTCGAAGACGAAAGCTtgaagttttgttttaatttctttgacaattattgaaatatcgactgcgtaaaatatttatacagggggCTGGACAAgcggtatactaagctgaaggACGTGATTTAGGAGAGATCATtctaaacaaaattttaactgacttcgaaaaaaggaggatgttcacaatttttttttatgtacgtTCACTGATAACTCCGCCATTTAGGGAccgattttcatattttttttaatgtaatatcTTGAGTTCACAAGGGCGGGACCTTAGGGTTGGACAAAGAGTATAGATATAgtttttatgtccattttaGCACATATTAACCcattcttatgaaatttataatgtaaatatagttctcataaaaaaaatatggtgaCCTGGAGCTGATCTGAtcatggaaacggaaggcagtcaaggaaACTCATTAACGGTATAACAACTACCTCATGCCTaaaggcttgaatgattcgtatttactagtaggacttattggtatcattttGCATCTTACATTAATTGATtgtcaattattgcaaatacttacactaaaacaataatttcatgtttcagtacaaatatacctaagcagtacgattcttttttatgtttttgcgCTGACAATGTGCTTAATGTTAAGAAAAGAAtcgttcctgcttaggtatactTGTATTGTCACATAGAATTGGTCTacacattaaattatttctaacTTTTTAGACGTTTTATGAAGTCAAATTATTTGTTCTTATAATTCGCAAAAAAATTCTTGTTTTTGCTACAATGTGTACGTagtattaagtttttttagataaatactaaaaaGACATACAACATTTGGAAAGTCAAGCGGCATTCACTGGTTTTTATAGCATAAAAGACAAGTTTTAACTGTGTGAAGCTCACTTTATggttgaaaagtacctacgtcTCTTCCCGAAAACCATGATTTTGTTCAAAAAATGAGTGCATTTGCCTTTTTCCTCGAAAccgaaaaacaaaaatagtttttgtatTGTGCGATCCACAGAGTACTTTGTATTATGATCGCATTCAAATTTCACACTAAGTAGGTGCCGCGCCGAGACAGCGCTTCTGCAGGGATGCAGTCGCGCGACACGACGCAAGACGACGACAGTCTTAAAACGCTATTTATAATGGCGAGCTGAGTCaccttttgcaacaacctatAATATATTGGACATCAGCTAATCTTTTAGAATTCCtactatgtacatatttttcaaacttagtcatattttattaaatcaccATACTATATGTAATAGTATGgatcagtaaaaaatatttgaaaactaAGCGAGATTTAATTGTATGCTTTATGTatttcacgaaaaaaataatatcataaagtactaatttttttccaaaaatatGCTTGAATAgtcatttttccctgactttccaggtggcccatcaatttcactgactttccctgaccaccttgagcttccctgacttttccctgactttccagatagtggacaccctgttgaatgatttttgttttaattgttgtattttttaccTGACAGAATCCAGCACCATCCTTGTGGTAGCAGACATCTCCTTGGTGACGCTGATGCCGGCGAAGTTGAAGAACGCGATGGACACCACCGTGCCCGTGATGGCCAGCAGCAGGAGAGAGTTGTTCGCTGGATTGGAGAAGGGAAATGTTTAAGTAAGGTTTTGGTCTGTGTCTGTCATAAACAATACTGACAAAAAGGAGTGAtggtgcaaaagaaacgtctcgacaaataacttTCACTATCCAAGTGGAGGAAAAAGCTAAAGCCAAAGGCTTCTGAAACTGCAACGAAGTTTGAAGCAGTTAGGGGCAGTGGGAGCGCGTTTGTTTATTGTGTCATCCACCATATccatatacctactacattgCCAACGTAGACAAAAAATCCTACAGCTTTTAATGTTGCGAAGGCATTAAACTTTAGAAATCATAATAACAGCAATCAAATCAACAACGTCAGCTGTACAAACTCACCAATCTGCACAAGTCCGTCCACAAAGTCCTCAACCGTGTGCCGCGCGTTGTGGTCGAAGTGCGCCGGCGCCGGTATGTAGTAGAATATGACCAGTAGAACTGATAGCACTGAGAACCCGAACACTCCCTCCCAGCCCACGGCTTGTAGCGGCGGGATGTTCATACCTGGAATAATGCATTTCATTTTaagatttgttttttgttgttatgccaactgttttattaataacGTTTTTGAGaaatcatttataattaaagtaTTGGTAACACAACGTGAAAGGATTAGAAGTATGTGAACTGCCACATAAAGATTTAGATATGATTGGCTTgcttatacactcacgagtaatgaaaaagttccactcacaaaatgtcgacaccaaaggaccccaattttttcaaacttaatttaaaatttgacctGTATATTCACTTTTTAAGTTGGTAACactctgatgcgctgttaaatatagttcaatattgcagtgttttcagtttaggagtaatttgatgcTATTGCCATTAGAAACTTtctcattgctcgtgagtgcaGTAGCCCCCGAGCTCATACAAGTTACTAACAAAATCCTTACCAGCAACATATTTCTCCTCATACACCATCTGGCAGGCGGATATGATCTGAGCCAGTATGATGAGGAGGTCACCCGTGATGAGACTGTTGCGGCCCTTCGACTCTCCGGGGGTCTGGTACAGGGCGTCGGTGATACCCACTATGAGAAGGCCTATGATCAcgttcactgtaaataaaattgaatatgtttattatcatatacatcatcatcagccaataatcatccactgctggacataggagcgccacaacactcggtcctcggtcttcctcatccaaccactacccgccacccgcctaaggtcgtcagtccagcgggcaggatcATATACAAAGACAAAGAAAAcggaaatatatatttaaaaaagaaaagtgCGTAGCAGTGGTGACGGATTAATTCCTTTGTAGGGCAAACCGGTGTTATATTATGTGGACCTTTCGCTATTGGTACGTAGTTAGTGttacactgagttgcagaaaggatctttaagttaatgtcggcattaaatgtattgttgccttgctttgacagtatacggacagaaagagatagatatagatttaatgtccacattagcttaaagtccctttctgcaactcggcattagTGTAGCAGACAGGTATGCTAATAATTAAGTGTAACATTAGATTTCATATCATCGATAAGTTACTCTGTTAAATCAGTGTATCTCAAATGAAatgtaatgaaaataataaaatagttatatTCAGCAAAATCTGATCATtgttataaatacaaaaattccAACACTTTGCCATAATAATACAGGGTTTCCAATATCATTATGCATGCAGTCACTCCGTTTACAGGCAGACGTCTTTTGTACGTAGATAAACATCGCATCGCGATCTTtgttaaatataggtacataggtatttgGTTGGTGAATTCATTTATGCCATGCTGCTGAATAACATAAGCTTGCTTTTAATAGTGGAATCCTGAAGATAAAAAacttcatataaaaaataggCTCAAGATCAGACGTCTGTGCTCAACATAGTTAGTTACAGTAGTCTACGTTAAAGTTTGGTTATAGTCCAgcaatttcatacaaatcagCAGTCTAAAGCCTAAACGTTTAGGAAGAGATCGCGTTTAGGCGATGCCCTTGTATACTAGTTAAGTTTATTTCTCTTTATcttttattgtacctaagtatgtattttgtatacaataaagtgttaaaataaataaactatctTTAGTCTTCGATTTATAATGATGGggtattatcatcatcactggCTGTACGTCTTACAGCGATCCACCAGTCGGGAACTTCTCAGTGAGTGAGGGGGTACCTATAAGCCATATACtagtaaaatatacaaaatatcaTCAGATAGAGACCAGTGGCGACTTCCTACGTCTGAGGCCAAGATGCACTTCAGGTCGCTACGCCTGCAGAGTATGTATACTGCATTCATTAATTTTCACTATTTAAAAacctagtttttaaataacttcaaataaaaagacacactcAGATTACCTTCTGTGCCATGTAAGAATGAATGCAGTAAGTATAAGCAAATATGGAAGTATATTTACAGATCCCGATCCACTCCCGCCTGATGAGCCTTCGGTCGAGGAAGGTCATGGACAGCACCGCCACGAACACGATGATGGAGCCGCGGAACATCTGGAAGCTGCTCGCGTACGTGAGAGTGAGGCCGATGTACATTATCGACGTGCCGATCTgcaggaagaagaagaagtgttAACTTTTAACCTAATGGGgaagaaaaccaagtgaaactttggcagcacTATCCAGTGGGCCTTTCAGGTTCTGACCAATTACGTTATTGGGGAGAAAAAATGGCGACTGAACCAACCAATTAGAACTGTAGAATCGGGCCTCCTCGACTCtttgtaaaattatatgaCATAATTCTTATAGAAAGTCAATAATAAACTactcaataattttattattatgcataGATCTTAGCCACTGCTAagcttataatttttattccaCAATTTCTGTACTCGGTTTTTCTCCCCTACATATTAGCTCCATTGTATTGTGCCTACCATTGTATGATACCCGCATCTTATCATTTGCAAGAGATTTTATTGGTATTAGTTTAGGATTTTTGTGtgtaatgataataatgtataatgatATAACAAAGAAATATTTGTCACTGCTCATGCAGAAAGAGGGGCATTGAGTCATAGTCATAATATCAACAATCCCTTGTGACGCCAGAGCAGTGTCAGCAACATGATCTAAACTTTCTAAACAATCAATAAAGAGATTATGACTAttgacaaataattgtaaaattttaattaaaacatttgaATTTAGACGTCCCtcgagctataatcctccaaaattgaaactcaatagaaactacttctgatgatgccaaaaaatagtcgtgaaatagtcataaatagtcgtgttttccaaaaaaatagtcgtatcatactttcggagttagagctatactttatggaggattatagctggaggtctccagctataatcctccagcctctgcagaacaaacggtaaggcctatcgacttggttaaggtctcaaaaaatagtcgtgaaatagtcgtaatgacatgccaaatttcagaaatagtcgtcaaaagatagcagagatataaaggtattttgctgcagccctggtggaggattatagctggaggttttgaaaatatcgaatatctttggaactactatgactatcggtttgaattatgtctcaaaaaatagtcgtgaaatagtcgcttctatttattataattttaagcttgataaaagctgttaaataattatatcaaattcttcatacaaatcaatgtggacgagaatgccaaagcgagccagtacacaaaaataatagcaccgtagatttgaagtactcatgtctaatttatctataaatcatttatttcgtcatactttgcatcaatagtatctaaactaatctttggtatgacattttattgcttttgctcttagcctttaccttactgtgtacagaggaaacgtatgcctatacacgcacacatttaTCTGTTATCTTGACAAACGATAGCGATGACGACTACGGCGATGCAGTACCTAGAtcagttattgtcatcccttactatcccgtgatcagacaaatattgctatccttgTCTCCTTTCTAACCGGCATGCATCACACGCATAGAACGCGTGAGCAACCGCGTCACCGGTAACATCTTGACGAGCGATAGCAAACCGGTATTTATTACGTCCCTTACTATCCCAAGATCACACAAATAGTCCTATCCTTGTTTATGTGAAGCAGTACAGGGTAGCACTCAAgcaataagaataaaatacggtgtttgaaatataactcatttaattacaatcacaggccgaaagtacttttatttatactaaaattattcattaaacaatTATTAGGTCGGTttcatacaattatctcagtattatttcacttttattaacatatttactttaatttaaaataatcacagttggtttatttctaagtaataatataatattgacgtagttcaattaaaaaagaaacatggtatgaaaatgaaaaatatgaatatttatttcactatttaaaacataattattttctagccttatataataataagcttaattttaagtaatcACAGATTGTTCATTGGTAGGTTTAGGTAATCACGGTtactatcataatataattttcatgtATCTCAATTGAAAAGAAACTTAATGGCAGCTATTCTAAAGGCACCAAGTCATAATTCAGAGATAATATttggtaatattattatttaactattataaacatatttttcccCAACAACTTTATATacaaatttatatatattattattccttAGCGTTAGAATAATTAGCttattttacaataatcaCAGTTGGTTAAttgctaaataataatatattattgacgTAGCTCAATTGAAAAAGAAATATGGTATGAActtaaatagttatttaactattcaaaaataaactatttactaGCCTTATCATAATAAGCTATAATTAGAGTAATCACAGTTTGTTCATTCATAGgtttaggtaattataatcattagcTATTCTAAAGGCACCAAGTCTTCAATTTAGAGGTCCCtgtttttggtaaaattataataaaatataaacattcattattataagcaagtttaaatataaattatgttattaaatttagctttatttaaaataaataatcacagCTGGTTCATTGGCAGGTTTTTGAATGtgaataaaaagtaataatatcaCATTCAGTTaacttaattttcttttagTAAAGTTATATCACTAACcaaattattacttaactaCTAGACTAGGCTGAATTTTATAGCACAGATTCTTAAAATATCTATAAACTTACCTAAAGATACCTACTATCATTATTTCTCactatatttttgtgtaaattaggCAATGGGGCAAAACTTTTGATGAAATGTTGCtacttttatttctcaaaTCATCAAAACAattccatttattttttatttgacgaTAGCAGTTGCAGGTATAGTGTCCCATGCTTCCGGAGCCTCCCGAATAGTTAATAATCgatagtattttataattgatTCCTTGTAATGTTAAATCTTTGGGTATATCTTCAACATTACAAGGATCACTATcgttaatttcaaaaaatatgaaattggaTACCTCATAATGGTAAGCATTTTTACCCGTACATGTTGGAAGTTTACAAGTTCTTTCTTCATCATAGATTAACGCTGCTTCGCTTAGCACCTCGAAACCTTTAGACTTAATCAAGTCAATGTCAAGTGGTATGTAAGTACACCTTTTAGCTACATTGTCATTGACTTGACATTCAACATTTGAACATTTCAAGTAGCGGTCCGCGCTGTAAATTCCGTATGTACCTAAATTGTCTACAATATGAGTGATGTTACATTCGCAATTAACCGATGTTTCATTTTTAGAAATTTCCGTCCTATAAATATGTGTTAATATTTTCGACCGAATGGAATAAATCTCTTTTGGTTTTTGTTTATAGACTTTAGATTTGGTTCGGATCAATGTAGTTCCTCTGcgttttttatctttatacgttattaaacttttaattaattgtgACAAGTCGTTTTTCAGTTCAAGTATGTACCTCTTTATTGTCCATCGATCTAAGAAAGCTATTGATAAACTTTGAACAAGTGAATCAAATGCACAAGTGTTTGTAAATGTGATCTTAGATGAACCTGAAGTAGAAAGGCTGccgttttttaaaatatgtaaatttaatctacggttaattttttttgtgtttttttatctgtTACTAAACCCCTCCAGTTTTCTATGTATAATGGCTGTTTTCTATATATGGAATTGTTATAAAATGTGTTATCAAAATCTTCTGTGAGTTGTGAGTCTACGGTTCTCGGATCAACGTTTTCGTCTTTCTCATTTAACTTGCTTGTGGCTATGCGAAGAGCTCCGGTTATTAAGGGGTGGTGCTTTATTACAAACTCATCTACACGGTATTTAATAAGACTGGTCTtaaaaaacaacttttttatatctttaaaataattttctacaTTTGAACTGCTAGGCGCGTTATCTTTCGttccgaaaaaaatattcatcacATTTCCCCATAGAGGTAATTTTTTTAGAAGTCTAAGTAGTGTGTCTTTCAAGTTTGGCAAATAGTATAAATTTTCAATGTCCGATATTTCCTCATCAGTAACTTGTGTTTTTTTCTCAGCACTTTCTAACTCTTCGTAATAAGCAGTCAGTGGATTATCTGCATCATGATTAAATTCTTCGCTAACCCAAAAGGTAGGTCGATGATCACCTTCATTAGTCGAGAATTGAAACTGCATGGAATCAGAAGTTGAGTCAGAAATTGGAGTGgtagttaaaaatatttgttttaatattttaattgacatCTCACAACGTGTTTCCTGTACTTTAACGTTCGAGCCtcggtattttttattagcaACGATAAATATATGGTTAATTACtgatttaatttcatcatatgatgtagatttttttatggttcgtaaacaattaatataaaaatttgcCACTCTCTTatctacatttttaaatattgtttgatTATACAGCGTCTTAATAAAATGCGAAGTATCGAGACGGACGTAGCAGTTTGGCAAGTGTGTCGTTTTTGATTCTAATATTTCAAAACAACGCTGTAAATATTGGTTGGTAGATTTTAATcgacaaaaaactttaatcaCTGCCCCAAGTAATCCCGCAGAATCGTCAGTGACAACTTCATTTGGGGGTTTATTATCTGCCAACCACATGCGAAGCCAGTGAGAAATTGTAGCCATATTATGACTTTCCGATATTGCTTGCGAAATTGGTACGCTACTTTCAACAGTCGTGTCTGTCATTATaacgtataaaaatattggCCCTTGGTTTTTAAATGCTACCTGCGTATATTCATTAACTATTGGTCGAAggtttttatcaaaaattgAACCGGTTGCGTCTATTGAAACCCTAATGTAACCATAATCTTTTTggcattttttataatattttatttggtcTTCTGTCCAATAAAAGGTATAAAATGGTTTGGcagatatatattttaaacatgtgTCAAATGGTGGTGTTTCGCTCATCGCTGCCAGGGATAAGACGGGATTCTCATGAAAATGGTCTGCTTTTTTATGTTCGTATCTAATCTGATGTAACTGTTCTAATTTTGGCAAGACTGAGGGCTCAGGATCGTCTTCCAACATTAATTCGGAAGCCATTTTGTAACGTATAGAAGCCGCTGATTCTTGCTGTAAATTATGAGCCATTTTTTTCTGTACTCGGGTCTGATTTGATTTTTTACGTTAGATGaatgtttgtaattttgtttccAGTTAGTTATTGTACAtttaacttctataaaattttctgtttTTAAGTGAGAAGAAAGGGAAATGTTGGCGCGACATTGGTTACAGTAACCATTGCACTTAATATCATACTCATTACTGGCCCAGTTATTTTGAAAGCACCAAGTGCAAAGCAGACGCAATGCTTTCCAAAGCTGCAACTGTATTAAATTTGACCATTTATTAATAGGtaatctttttttaatattgtattgaTTTTTTGGTCGATCAtttcttttataataatagttttttgGTCGGATTTCATTCCATGTGATTGTAtctactaaaaaaatatgagtcTTGCTATCTGAGGAATCATCAAATGTTGAATGTAAGTCATTTTCGAATGCTGGAAGGCTATTGAAAAGGTTCACATCATGCCCGAAAAAGAACGTATAATTCTTTTTTAAGCTGAGTTGTATAGCTCTGATTGACATTACATAATTAAACTCAGATTGTATTTGACTATACACTTCATGGCGGAAATGAGGTAAACCTTCTCGAAAAGTGTCTCTAAACTTCACAAACACATCCTTTTGGGCTTCTAATGATACTTTTGCTTTTGGTACCCGTTTCATATTGTGAGAcaaataattacaatttaagaataaaattaacGAGATCAGATACAGCAGCAATAGTTTAAACATCATACGAGTAGTTGAAACTCACGTATCccaaactaatattttttgttcataaagatacttaggtataattaaaCATCTTTAtttgatagaaaaaaaaataatcaaaaattACCTATTCTATACCTATTACCtaaattatatgttatttattttaacttttccaAGAATGGCAGATACacttttctatttttaaataagatgTAAAAATCATAAAACATATATATACTAATTAACTCAAT contains the following coding sequences:
- the LOC105388138 gene encoding solute carrier family 35 member F6, which encodes MAWTGYQRFLALMMVVTGSINTLSTKWADNIKSKGSDGQVRTFEHPFLQASTMFLGEMLCLLTFKILVWINRNRETGHALTNGNQNFNPFLLLPAAMFDLIGTSIMYIGLTLTYASSFQMFRGSIIVFVAVLSMTFLDRRLIRREWIGILNVIIGLLIVGITDALYQTPGESKGRNSLITGDLLIILAQIISACQMVYEEKYVAGMNIPPLQAVGWEGVFGFSVLSVLLVIFYYIPAPAHFDHNARHTVEDFVDGLVQIANNSLLLLAITGTVVSIAFFNFAGISVTKEMSATTRMVLDSVRTFVIWMVSLGVKWQAFHWQHLLGFAVLIVGMCAYNGLMPRCGRLEMDPEAAPVVNDDPEDGADEA